A genomic window from Tolypothrix sp. PCC 7910 includes:
- a CDS encoding BrnT family toxin — MDILYLVQGIQFEWDNNKEKSNVEKHGVTFEEATEVFFDPFHQTGDASGNDEQRDFIIGYPFTSRLLLVVYVERGKRTRIISARPTTRTERKLYEQA, encoded by the coding sequence ATGGATATCCTTTATTTAGTACAAGGAATTCAATTTGAATGGGATAATAACAAAGAAAAAAGCAATGTTGAAAAACATGGAGTCACATTTGAAGAAGCCACAGAAGTTTTCTTTGACCCGTTCCATCAAACAGGTGATGCTTCTGGTAATGATGAGCAACGTGATTTTATCATTGGTTATCCTTTCACTAGTCGTCTGTTATTAGTGGTTTATGTAGAAAGAGGTAAGCGTACCCGTATAATTTCTGCCCGTCCTACTACTCGTACTGAAAGAAAATTATATGAACAAGCCTGA
- a CDS encoding EcsC family protein — protein sequence MADKISQEIANKKINNLADNTTKDKKSFLTSVGETFNWLAGTAVEIGETVAKQTHKLIEQSTQTSGKVVDNLSQNWLIRKLSGVLNLNWLIGASENVDLAKAEAAVNKLKQQYPQESPSQISHRIMVEKATKAGGIGLATSILPGVAAALLAIDLAATTQLQSEMLYEIASAYGLNLKDPARKGEVLAIFGLALGGSRLLKAAGLGLLRNVPFAGAVIAASSNATMIYSLGYAACRFYEAKLDESTSLTDKETLATLKQQSQKYLETAIAQEAVMDQILVHMILAGHPEKTWSEILPELKAINLSEHSLNAIAQNIQSPQPLDSLLNQLNRDFAIPLLAQCQKIAQLNGETTEVEQKIIDAIANKFNL from the coding sequence ATGGCAGATAAAATTTCTCAAGAAATAGCAAATAAAAAAATCAATAATTTAGCCGATAATACAACAAAAGATAAAAAATCATTTTTGACATCTGTTGGTGAAACATTCAACTGGCTAGCGGGAACAGCAGTTGAAATAGGAGAAACAGTTGCTAAACAAACACATAAGTTAATTGAACAATCAACTCAAACAAGCGGCAAAGTAGTAGATAACCTCAGCCAAAATTGGTTAATTCGCAAACTATCTGGGGTATTAAATCTCAATTGGTTAATTGGCGCTAGTGAAAATGTGGATTTAGCAAAAGCAGAAGCAGCAGTTAATAAACTCAAACAACAATATCCCCAAGAGTCACCCAGCCAAATTTCCCACAGAATTATGGTGGAAAAAGCTACAAAAGCTGGGGGAATTGGTTTAGCAACAAGTATTTTGCCAGGAGTAGCGGCGGCTTTATTAGCAATTGATTTAGCTGCGACAACACAATTGCAATCAGAAATGCTTTATGAAATAGCATCCGCCTACGGGTTAAATTTAAAAGACCCAGCGCGCAAGGGTGAGGTTTTGGCAATTTTTGGTTTAGCTTTAGGCGGTAGTCGGCTTTTAAAAGCTGCAGGGTTAGGCTTGCTACGAAATGTACCTTTTGCTGGTGCTGTGATCGCAGCTAGTTCTAATGCGACGATGATTTATTCTTTAGGCTATGCTGCTTGTCGTTTTTACGAAGCCAAGCTGGACGAATCCACTTCGCTGACTGACAAAGAGACATTGGCAACATTAAAGCAGCAAAGTCAAAAGTATCTTGAAACTGCGATCGCTCAAGAAGCTGTCATGGATCAAATTTTAGTGCATATGATCCTTGCCGGTCATCCAGAAAAGACTTGGTCAGAAATTCTCCCAGAGTTAAAAGCTATAAATCTTAGCGAACATTCCTTAAATGCGATCGCCCAAAATATTCAATCACCCCAGCCTTTAGATAGCTTACTCAATCAACTTAACCGTGATTTTGCTATTCCCTTGTTGGCTCAATGTCAAAAAATTGCCCAACTTAACGGTGAAACTACAGAAGTAGAGCAAAAGATTATTGACGCGATCGCTAATAAGTTTAATCTTTAG
- a CDS encoding leucyl aminopeptidase, with amino-acid sequence MVIRPSDTPLLEWTGDTLGIGLFEDAVELTGELATLDSKFAGILKELIAEEEFKGKANSTVFTRIAASTPVKKVILVGLGKPDAVTTDSLRRAAAAVGRVAKKQKVKTLGFSFPLWNNDPAATAQAIAEGVQLALYQDTRFKSDPDEKKSQVETIDLLGFGGQEAAINLANQIVSGVILARELVAAPANAITPITMAETAEAIAKDHGLQIQILEREECEKLGMGAFLGVAQASDLPPKFIHLTYKPEGTPTRKLAIIGKGLTFDSGGLNIKGAGSGIETMKIDMGGAAATLGAAKAIAQIKPSAEVHFISAVTENMISGHAMHPGDILTASNGKTIEVNNTDAEGRLTLADALVYADKLGLDAIVDLATLTGANVIALGEDIAGLYTPDDAVAAQIEKAAKSTGEKIWRMPMEEKYFEGLKSGIADMKNTGPRPGGSITAALFLKQFVKDTPWAHLDIAGPVWSDKENGYNGPGATGYGVRTLVDWVLNPVE; translated from the coding sequence ATGGTAATTCGACCTAGCGATACGCCGCTGTTAGAGTGGACAGGAGATACTTTAGGAATTGGATTATTTGAAGATGCAGTAGAGCTAACTGGTGAATTAGCAACATTAGATAGCAAATTTGCCGGAATATTAAAAGAATTAATTGCTGAGGAAGAATTTAAGGGCAAAGCCAATAGCACTGTCTTCACGCGGATAGCAGCTAGTACCCCAGTCAAGAAAGTCATTCTCGTAGGTTTGGGGAAACCAGACGCGGTAACTACCGATTCTTTACGGCGCGCGGCTGCGGCTGTGGGAAGGGTAGCTAAAAAGCAAAAAGTAAAAACTTTAGGTTTTAGTTTCCCATTGTGGAACAATGATCCAGCGGCAACTGCCCAAGCGATCGCTGAAGGTGTGCAATTAGCGCTTTACCAAGATACTCGCTTCAAGTCCGATCCAGACGAAAAAAAATCACAAGTAGAAACCATAGATTTACTAGGGTTTGGTGGACAAGAAGCCGCTATAAATCTCGCAAATCAGATAGTTTCCGGGGTAATTTTAGCCAGAGAATTAGTAGCTGCCCCAGCAAACGCTATTACACCCATTACAATGGCGGAAACTGCCGAAGCGATCGCCAAAGATCATGGTTTGCAAATCCAAATCTTAGAACGGGAAGAATGCGAAAAGTTGGGTATGGGTGCTTTTTTAGGAGTCGCCCAAGCATCTGATTTGCCTCCTAAATTTATTCACCTCACTTATAAGCCAGAAGGCACACCCACACGCAAACTAGCAATTATTGGTAAAGGCTTAACCTTCGACTCCGGCGGACTCAATATTAAAGGCGCTGGTAGCGGTATCGAAACTATGAAAATTGATATGGGTGGTGCGGCTGCAACTTTAGGTGCAGCCAAAGCCATTGCCCAAATAAAGCCCAGTGCCGAGGTTCACTTTATTTCCGCCGTCACCGAAAACATGATTAGCGGTCATGCAATGCACCCTGGTGACATCCTTACCGCCTCCAATGGCAAAACCATCGAAGTTAATAACACCGACGCTGAAGGACGTTTAACTTTAGCTGATGCCTTAGTCTATGCCGATAAATTAGGACTAGATGCGATCGTCGATTTAGCCACCCTCACTGGTGCCAACGTCATCGCTTTGGGTGAAGATATTGCAGGTTTGTACACTCCTGATGATGCGGTAGCTGCCCAAATAGAAAAAGCAGCAAAAAGCACCGGTGAAAAGATTTGGCGGATGCCAATGGAAGAAAAATATTTTGAAGGGCTAAAATCCGGCATCGCCGACATGAAGAATACTGGCCCTCGTCCCGGTGGTTCGATTACAGCCGCCCTATTCCTCAAGCAATTTGTCAAAGATACCCCTTGGGCACACCTAGATATTGCTGGCCCAGTCTGGTCAGATAAAGAAAACGGCTACAACGGCCCCGGTGCCACAGGCTACGGTGTCAGAACCCTTGTTGACTGGGTATTAAATCCGGTGGAATAG
- the plsX gene encoding phosphate acyltransferase PlsX encodes MGSTGVRIAIDAMGGDHAPAEIVAGAVRAREELGVTVLLVGDPQQIEAALPPKTSLAQVEIVPAEEAIAMDEEPLNAVRRKRKASINVAMDLVKQQQADAVFSAGHSGAAMASALLRLGRLPGIDRPAIGTVFPTIKAGKPVLILDVGANVDCRPKFLEQFAVMGSAYSQYVLGTPEPKVGLLNIGEEDTKGNEVALRAHQLLKENTQISFIGNAEGRDVLSGDFDVIVCDGFVGNVLLKFAEAVGGVILQILREELPQGLHGQIGTALLKPNLKRIKQRMDHAEHGGALLLGVDGVCLIGHGSSQAPSVFNAIRMAKEAVDNQVLQRLRAQYQALERESG; translated from the coding sequence ATGGGATCGACTGGCGTAAGGATCGCAATTGATGCAATGGGAGGGGATCATGCACCCGCTGAAATCGTGGCTGGCGCTGTGCGCGCACGAGAGGAGTTGGGTGTAACAGTATTGTTGGTGGGTGATCCCCAACAAATTGAAGCTGCCCTGCCGCCAAAAACAAGCCTGGCGCAGGTAGAGATCGTTCCTGCTGAGGAAGCGATCGCAATGGATGAGGAGCCGCTAAACGCCGTAAGACGTAAGCGTAAGGCTTCGATCAATGTGGCGATGGATTTGGTGAAGCAGCAACAAGCTGATGCTGTGTTTTCCGCAGGACACTCTGGGGCAGCTATGGCCTCCGCTTTGCTCCGCCTAGGACGCTTGCCGGGAATTGACCGCCCAGCCATTGGGACAGTTTTTCCTACAATCAAAGCTGGCAAGCCAGTACTCATACTTGATGTTGGTGCAAATGTAGACTGTCGCCCGAAATTTTTAGAGCAGTTTGCTGTAATGGGGTCGGCCTACAGTCAATATGTACTGGGTACACCGGAACCAAAAGTAGGTCTGTTGAATATCGGCGAAGAAGACACTAAAGGTAATGAAGTGGCTTTGCGCGCCCACCAACTCCTAAAAGAAAATACTCAAATTTCTTTTATTGGCAATGCGGAAGGGCGTGATGTCCTGTCTGGTGACTTTGATGTCATTGTCTGTGATGGCTTTGTCGGCAATGTGTTACTAAAATTTGCCGAAGCCGTAGGCGGAGTGATTTTACAAATCTTGCGGGAAGAATTACCCCAAGGCTTGCATGGTCAAATCGGTACAGCACTTTTAAAACCAAACCTGAAGCGAATTAAGCAACGGATGGATCACGCAGAACATGGCGGTGCTTTGCTTTTAGGCGTGGATGGAGTTTGTTTGATTGGTCATGGTAGCTCACAAGCGCCTTCAGTCTTTAATGCAATTCGTATGGCCAAAGAAGCTGTAGACAACCAGGTGCTACAACGCCTCCGTGCCCAATATCAAGCCCTAGAGCGTGAAAGTGGTTAG
- a CDS encoding beta-ketoacyl-ACP synthase III: MHNIGIAITGSGSAVPETSLDNEALTALVETSDEWIATRTGIRQRRLANPTESLSVLAARASRQAIASAGITAADLDLIILATSTPDDLFGSACQIQAEIGATKAVAFDLTAACSGFIFGMVTAAQYIRGGVYQNVLLIGADILSRWVDWQDRSTCVLFGDGAGAVVMQANESDRLLGFTLKSDGSQNHFLNLAYQASSQELIPNVNISQGKYHPITMNGKEVYRFAVQKVPEVIDKTLFQANLNVDQIDWLLLHQANQRILDAVAQRLNIPQEKVISNLANYGNTSAASIPIALDEAVRQGKIKTNDIIAASGFGAGLTWGAAIFQWGR; encoded by the coding sequence GTGCATAACATAGGCATAGCAATTACTGGCAGTGGCTCGGCAGTACCAGAAACTTCCTTAGACAATGAAGCGTTGACTGCACTGGTGGAGACCTCAGACGAGTGGATCGCCACAAGAACAGGAATTCGTCAAAGGCGATTGGCAAATCCCACAGAGTCTTTGAGTGTACTCGCTGCTCGTGCTAGTCGTCAAGCGATCGCATCTGCTGGAATTACCGCCGCAGATTTGGATTTAATTATTTTGGCAACCTCTACCCCTGATGATCTGTTTGGCAGTGCTTGTCAAATTCAGGCGGAAATTGGAGCGACCAAAGCAGTAGCCTTTGACTTAACTGCTGCCTGTTCTGGCTTTATATTTGGCATGGTCACCGCAGCCCAATACATTAGAGGCGGTGTATACCAGAATGTACTGTTGATCGGGGCAGACATCCTCTCTCGTTGGGTAGATTGGCAAGACCGCAGCACCTGTGTATTGTTTGGTGATGGAGCTGGAGCAGTAGTCATGCAGGCCAATGAGAGCGATCGCTTACTAGGATTTACCCTGAAAAGTGACGGTAGCCAAAACCACTTCCTAAACCTTGCCTATCAAGCCTCTTCTCAAGAGCTAATTCCGAACGTCAATATCTCCCAAGGTAAATATCACCCAATTACCATGAACGGCAAAGAAGTCTATCGCTTTGCTGTGCAAAAGGTGCCAGAAGTTATAGACAAAACTTTATTTCAGGCGAATCTCAATGTCGATCAAATCGATTGGCTACTCTTACATCAAGCCAACCAGAGAATTTTAGACGCTGTAGCCCAACGCCTCAATATTCCCCAAGAAAAAGTTATTAGTAATCTCGCCAACTATGGCAACACCTCTGCCGCCTCGATTCCCATTGCTTTAGATGAAGCCGTGCGGCAAGGCAAAATTAAAACCAATGACATTATTGCTGCATCTGGCTTTGGTGCTGGACTAACATGGGGTGCAGCAATTTTCCAGTGGGGAAGATAA
- the fabD gene encoding ACP S-malonyltransferase, with translation MTKTAWVFPGQGSQVTGMGMDLLEIPSAKEKFSQAEDILGWSIIDICQSNGDQLLRTLYTQPCLYVVETILADLLRERGHQPDLVAGHSLGEYSALYAAGIFDWSVGLHLVKRRAELMEAVSGGMMAALMNFDREQLDAVIAETPDVVLANDNSPAQVVISGTPDAVLEVMSKVKSKRAIPLKVSGAFHSHLIATAAAEFQEILDGVEFQAANVPVVSNVEPIPTVDAETLKQRLIQQMTGSVRWREISLLLPTQGIEEVIEIGPGNVLTGLIKRTTPGLSLKNIRNAAELPG, from the coding sequence ATGACTAAAACTGCATGGGTTTTTCCCGGACAAGGTTCCCAAGTAACCGGTATGGGAATGGACTTATTAGAGATACCCTCAGCGAAAGAGAAATTTTCCCAAGCTGAGGACATCTTAGGTTGGTCTATTATTGACATTTGCCAAAGCAATGGCGACCAGTTATTACGTACACTCTACACTCAACCCTGTCTATATGTAGTAGAAACCATTCTCGCCGATTTGCTTCGGGAACGAGGACATCAGCCAGATTTAGTGGCTGGGCACAGTTTAGGAGAATACTCTGCCCTTTATGCTGCTGGTATTTTTGATTGGTCTGTTGGCTTACACTTAGTCAAGCGTCGTGCTGAACTCATGGAAGCTGTTTCTGGTGGGATGATGGCGGCGTTGATGAACTTTGACCGCGAACAGTTGGATGCTGTAATTGCCGAAACACCCGACGTAGTGCTGGCAAATGATAACAGTCCAGCTCAAGTCGTAATTTCTGGTACTCCTGATGCTGTACTAGAAGTCATGTCCAAGGTAAAAAGCAAGCGTGCTATTCCTTTAAAAGTTTCGGGTGCATTTCACTCACATTTAATCGCCACTGCAGCTGCAGAATTCCAAGAAATCCTGGATGGTGTGGAATTTCAAGCAGCAAATGTTCCCGTAGTATCTAATGTGGAACCCATACCAACTGTTGATGCTGAGACTTTAAAACAACGTCTAATTCAACAAATGACGGGTTCTGTCAGATGGCGAGAAATTTCTCTGCTACTTCCAACCCAAGGTATTGAGGAAGTCATAGAAATTGGGCCGGGTAATGTGTTAACTGGTTTAATTAAACGCACCACTCCTGGTTTAAGCTTAAAAAACATCCGGAATGCTGCTGAGTTACCGGGTTAG
- a CDS encoding 1-acyl-sn-glycerol-3-phosphate acyltransferase, with amino-acid sequence MSKSREPLASLALYHAFKWSIVSPMLHAYFRVKIHGVENVPQSGPLVVISNHASYFDPPIVSNCVLRPVAYMAKEELFKVPVLAQAIKLYGAYPVSRGAADRTAIRSALECIENGWAVGVFLQGTRTSDGRITDPKRGAALLAAKAKAPILPVSLWGTEQILQKGSSIPRKVPITVRIGQVIDTPSSSNKEELQALTQKCADVINQMHDLGR; translated from the coding sequence ATGAGCAAAAGCCGTGAACCTTTAGCTAGTCTGGCACTTTATCACGCTTTTAAGTGGTCTATTGTCAGTCCCATGCTTCATGCTTACTTTCGGGTAAAAATTCATGGGGTAGAAAATGTACCCCAATCTGGGCCGTTAGTGGTCATAAGTAATCATGCTAGCTATTTTGACCCGCCAATAGTTTCTAATTGTGTCCTGCGTCCAGTAGCTTATATGGCGAAGGAAGAATTATTTAAAGTCCCGGTTTTGGCGCAAGCAATTAAATTGTATGGCGCTTACCCAGTCAGCCGGGGCGCAGCCGATCGCACTGCTATTCGTTCTGCTTTAGAGTGTATTGAAAATGGTTGGGCTGTGGGTGTGTTCTTGCAGGGTACTCGCACAAGCGATGGTCGAATTACAGATCCCAAACGAGGCGCAGCATTGTTAGCCGCAAAGGCAAAAGCACCTATCTTACCAGTCAGTTTATGGGGTACTGAGCAGATTTTGCAAAAAGGCTCGTCTATACCCCGTAAAGTTCCAATTACCGTCAGAATTGGGCAGGTGATTGATACTCCTAGTTCCTCAAATAAGGAGGAATTGCAAGCTTTGACCCAAAAATGTGCAGATGTGATTAACCAAATGCATGATTTAGGACGATGA
- a CDS encoding AI-2E family transporter has protein sequence MTGFEAKNFWQRLNNLALVRFLLLVAAGWAIVQLLAYFQGVIVIFTFAAILAFLLSYPVKWLRRFLPHSVAVILVFLLSIVVLGGIAITLGLAVLSQGQQLIDSITSFLNSLAPLIERLETFLRNRNLQIDLNFIEDQLRNQAINSLVNSLTILQQFLTNFVTFILIAVVAFFMLLDGEKIWQLILKIVPSQRRNRFNRIIKKSFLGFFRGQLLLTLFLTTATFIVFVILNVPFALILSVIVGLLDVIPGIGATLGVSTITVIVLSQNVWLALKVLIACIILQQIQDNLIAPRIMQGALNLNPVVVFFALLVGARVAGLLGIFISIPIAGVIVSLFEIEEMQAES, from the coding sequence ATGACCGGCTTTGAAGCCAAGAATTTTTGGCAGCGATTAAACAATCTAGCTTTAGTCCGCTTTTTACTTTTAGTTGCTGCTGGTTGGGCAATTGTTCAACTTTTAGCCTACTTCCAAGGGGTAATTGTAATTTTTACCTTCGCCGCTATTTTAGCTTTTCTACTCAGCTATCCTGTTAAATGGTTGCGGCGTTTTTTACCCCATAGTGTTGCTGTTATTTTAGTGTTCCTACTCAGCATTGTGGTGCTAGGAGGAATTGCGATTACCTTGGGTTTAGCTGTTTTATCCCAAGGACAACAGTTAATAGATAGTATAACTAGTTTTTTAAACTCTTTAGCACCTTTAATTGAGCGCTTAGAAACTTTTTTAAGAAACAGAAATTTACAAATAGATTTAAATTTTATTGAAGACCAATTACGCAATCAAGCAATCAATAGTCTAGTAAATAGTTTAACTATTTTGCAACAATTTCTTACTAACTTTGTAACTTTTATATTAATTGCTGTTGTTGCCTTTTTCATGCTACTTGATGGTGAGAAAATTTGGCAATTAATTCTCAAAATAGTTCCCAGTCAACGACGAAATCGATTTAATAGAATAATCAAAAAAAGTTTTCTAGGATTTTTTCGAGGTCAGTTATTATTAACTCTATTTTTAACAACTGCCACATTTATTGTATTCGTAATTTTAAATGTTCCCTTTGCCTTAATTTTGTCAGTAATAGTCGGCTTACTTGATGTAATTCCTGGCATTGGAGCAACATTAGGAGTTAGTACAATCACTGTAATTGTATTATCTCAAAATGTTTGGCTAGCATTAAAAGTATTGATAGCTTGCATTATACTACAGCAAATTCAAGATAATTTAATTGCGCCACGAATTATGCAAGGGGCGCTAAATCTGAATCCTGTAGTGGTATTTTTTGCTTTGCTAGTAGGTGCGAGAGTCGCAGGTTTGCTAGGTATTTTTATCTCTATTCCTATCGCTGGGGTAATTGTATCTTTGTTTGAAATTGAAGAGATGCAAGCAGAATCTTAG
- a CDS encoding DUF2288 domain-containing protein, with translation MPDFRAELAENLDESEWEWLIPHVKRDAVIVVASGLDLLDVGVAIATDNIPQVQIWIDEQLITKPNPEQLGEWNANPQKRFQTLIVQPYVIVQEIANT, from the coding sequence ATGCCGGATTTTAGAGCGGAATTAGCAGAAAATTTAGATGAATCAGAGTGGGAATGGCTAATTCCTCATGTGAAAAGAGATGCTGTAATTGTGGTAGCATCAGGATTAGATTTATTAGATGTGGGAGTTGCGATCGCCACTGATAATATTCCCCAAGTTCAAATATGGATTGATGAGCAATTGATTACCAAACCCAATCCAGAACAGTTGGGAGAGTGGAATGCAAATCCTCAAAAACGTTTTCAAACACTCATTGTTCAGCCTTATGTCATAGTGCAAGAAATAGCAAATACCTAA
- a CDS encoding isochorismate synthase MenF — MTVSPCRNSFFVEYKDLYQFLTAVQENCLNNNCRQIVSISLEIALVDPLVVLDELAQVNDINFYFENKGKGEAIAAIDSVATLSIDGTDRFSKAEDFIKKSLKNTIKFGNNNLPFSGPHFFCYFSFFSQNSQADYPFSSATIFLPRWQIAVKNQRCILVMNSVITASENINRILQTLCNKIDTINSLKYYSPNREVFTANFSKKSVSDANHFKNSVISALEKIRNNHLTKIVLADALDVKSSNDFNLFKSLNNLRQIHPNCYIFSTSNGKGQNFIGASPERLICIHEQQLITDALAGSAPRGKTPTEDAANANLLINNEKEKHEHSLVIDFITQRLSQIGLLPQVLPPRLRQLSNIQHLWTPISALVPANVHPLKIVAQLHPTPAVAGAARDIACAEIRRYENFERGLYAAPLGWVDAEGNCEFVVGIRSALIDGDRARLYAGAGIVAGSDPEKEFAEVQLKLQALLKALV; from the coding sequence ATGACAGTTTCACCATGTCGCAACAGCTTCTTCGTAGAGTACAAAGACCTCTACCAATTTCTCACAGCAGTTCAAGAAAATTGCCTCAATAATAATTGCAGGCAAATTGTGAGTATTTCGCTAGAAATTGCTCTAGTAGATCCCTTAGTTGTATTAGATGAACTGGCACAAGTAAATGATATAAATTTTTATTTTGAGAATAAGGGTAAAGGAGAAGCGATCGCAGCTATTGATTCGGTAGCAACATTAAGTATTGATGGAACTGATAGATTTAGTAAAGCAGAGGATTTTATCAAAAAATCTCTCAAAAATACAATTAAATTTGGTAACAATAACCTTCCCTTTTCTGGCCCGCACTTTTTCTGTTACTTTAGCTTTTTTTCGCAAAATTCCCAAGCAGATTACCCATTTTCTTCCGCAACAATTTTTCTCCCACGTTGGCAAATAGCTGTCAAAAATCAGCGTTGTATTTTAGTGATGAATTCAGTTATTACTGCTAGCGAAAATATTAATAGAATCTTACAAACTCTGTGCAATAAAATTGATACAATTAATTCTTTAAAATATTACTCACCCAATCGAGAAGTTTTTACCGCTAATTTCAGCAAAAAATCAGTTAGTGATGCCAATCATTTTAAAAACTCCGTAATATCTGCTTTAGAAAAAATTCGTAATAATCATTTAACTAAAATTGTGTTAGCAGATGCTTTAGATGTTAAATCTAGCAATGATTTTAATTTATTTAAATCCTTAAATAATCTCCGACAAATACATCCTAATTGCTATATATTTTCTACCAGTAATGGCAAAGGACAAAACTTTATTGGCGCTAGTCCAGAACGCTTAATATGTATTCATGAGCAACAGTTGATCACAGATGCACTAGCTGGTTCTGCACCCCGAGGTAAAACACCTACTGAAGATGCAGCCAATGCTAATCTATTAATTAATAACGAAAAAGAAAAGCACGAACATTCCCTAGTTATTGATTTTATTACTCAACGTTTATCTCAAATCGGTTTGTTACCCCAGGTATTACCACCACGCTTGCGACAATTATCTAATATTCAGCATTTATGGACACCGATTAGCGCCTTAGTTCCAGCTAATGTCCATCCCTTAAAAATTGTCGCGCAACTGCATCCTACACCAGCCGTTGCCGGTGCAGCAAGAGATATTGCCTGTGCGGAAATTCGCCGCTACGAAAACTTTGAGAGGGGTTTATATGCTGCACCCCTTGGTTGGGTAGACGCAGAGGGTAACTGCGAGTTTGTTGTGGGAATTCGTTCTGCACTCATTGATGGCGATCGCGCTAGACTATACGCAGGTGCAGGTATAGTTGCAGGTTCCGATCCTGAAAAAGAGTTTGCAGAGGTGCAACTGAAACTTCAGGCTTTATTAAAAGCTTTAGTTTAA
- the menA gene encoding 2-carboxy-1,4-naphthoquinone phytyltransferase, giving the protein MTTQQILYPKSKLWMAAIKPPMYSVAIMPIWIGTSVAFAETKNFNATIFTTFIAAAILILAWENISNDVFDSETGIDKNKHHSLVNLTGKKLVVFWLGNLCLILGLLGILAIATWQQDLTVIGLILLCCALGYMYQGPPFRLGYQGLGEILCFFAFGPLAVGAAYYSQTQTWSMTSLLASIIVGIVTSLILFCSHFHQVDDDIAAGKRSPIVRLGTKTGSQVLIWFTGSIYPFTLIFVLMGIFPVWTLLSWLSLPYAFKLCRHVQQYHNQPDKVNNCKFIAVAVHFWACLLLGVGFVL; this is encoded by the coding sequence ATGACTACACAGCAGATTTTATATCCCAAAAGCAAGTTATGGATGGCAGCGATTAAACCGCCGATGTATAGTGTTGCCATTATGCCTATTTGGATAGGAACATCGGTAGCATTTGCAGAAACCAAAAATTTTAATGCAACAATATTTACTACTTTTATTGCAGCAGCAATTTTAATTCTGGCGTGGGAAAATATCAGTAATGATGTCTTTGATTCTGAAACGGGGATAGATAAAAATAAACACCATTCACTGGTAAACTTAACAGGAAAAAAGTTAGTAGTATTTTGGTTAGGAAATCTTTGCTTAATTTTGGGTTTGCTGGGCATACTAGCGATCGCAACTTGGCAACAAGACCTAACTGTAATTGGGCTAATTCTGCTTTGTTGTGCTTTGGGCTATATGTACCAAGGGCCTCCCTTTCGTTTAGGATACCAGGGTTTAGGTGAAATTCTCTGCTTTTTTGCCTTTGGCCCGTTGGCAGTGGGTGCAGCATACTATAGCCAAACCCAAACTTGGTCAATGACGAGCCTACTAGCTTCAATAATTGTTGGCATTGTTACCAGTTTAATTTTATTTTGCTCTCACTTTCACCAGGTTGACGATGATATAGCCGCAGGGAAGCGATCGCCTATTGTTCGCTTGGGAACCAAAACAGGATCTCAAGTTCTCATTTGGTTTACTGGGAGTATTTATCCCTTCACTCTGATATTTGTGTTAATGGGAATTTTCCCTGTCTGGACGCTGTTAAGTTGGCTAAGTCTACCCTACGCTTTCAAATTATGCCGCCACGTCCAGCAGTATCATAACCAGCCAGATAAGGTGAATAATTGTAAATTTATCGCCGTGGCCGTACATTTTTGGGCTTGCTTGCTGTTGGGTGTAGGATTTGTGCTGTAG